One part of the Methylobacterium mesophilicum SR1.6/6 genome encodes these proteins:
- a CDS encoding acyl-CoA dehydrogenase C-terminal domain-containing protein, with translation MQTYKAPLRDMRFVLHELHADQEAPVLPGLEDFTPDVADAILEEAAKFCEERLLPLNASGDAEGCLLENGAVRTPKGFPEAYRAFREGGWTAMGADPAYGGQGLPAGINKLVEEMICSTNLSFGLYPGLSHGAYKALADHASEELKAAYLPKLVDGTWAGTMCLTEAHCGTDLGLLRTRAVPQADGSYTVTGSKIFISAGDHDLTENIIHLVLAKLPDAPKGVKGISLFLVPKFLPRADGTPGERNGVSCSALEHKMGIKASATCQMSFDDATGWLVGEPHKGMRAMFTMMNSERLSVGIQGLGAGEASYQGAVAYARERLQGRSLVGTKRPDLPADPIIVHPDVRRMLMTIRATNEGCRALGAWVARSLDVMEHHPDPAERRRAEDFAALMTPVVKALFTDLGFEAASIGMQVYGGHGFIRDHGMEQYVRDARISMIYEGTNGVQALDLVGRKLPAHAGRYLRSFFHPVLAALDAAIEDDDLSSLAQPLAKAFGALQLATAHIAQRGLKDPEEAGAAATEYLRLFGLVALGYMWLRSAKVAHTALKAGTDERDFYEAKLATARFYMERVLPQVAGLLAAVKSGKGAMMALDEAMF, from the coding sequence ATGCAGACCTACAAGGCTCCCCTGCGCGACATGCGCTTCGTGCTGCACGAGCTGCACGCCGACCAAGAGGCCCCGGTCCTGCCGGGCCTGGAAGACTTCACCCCCGACGTCGCCGACGCCATCCTCGAGGAGGCGGCGAAGTTCTGCGAGGAGCGGCTGCTGCCGCTGAACGCCTCCGGCGACGCGGAGGGCTGCCTGCTCGAGAACGGCGCGGTCCGCACGCCGAAGGGTTTTCCGGAGGCCTACCGGGCGTTCCGGGAAGGCGGCTGGACCGCGATGGGGGCGGATCCGGCCTATGGCGGCCAGGGCCTGCCGGCAGGCATCAACAAGCTGGTCGAGGAGATGATCTGCTCGACCAACCTGTCCTTCGGGCTCTATCCGGGGCTCAGCCACGGCGCCTACAAGGCGCTGGCGGACCACGCCTCGGAGGAACTCAAGGCCGCCTACCTGCCGAAGCTCGTGGACGGGACCTGGGCGGGCACGATGTGCCTCACGGAGGCCCATTGCGGCACCGATCTCGGCCTGCTGCGCACCCGCGCGGTGCCGCAGGCGGACGGCTCCTACACGGTGACGGGCTCGAAGATCTTCATCTCGGCTGGCGACCACGACCTTACCGAGAACATCATCCATCTCGTCCTGGCGAAGCTCCCGGACGCGCCGAAGGGCGTGAAGGGGATCAGCCTGTTCCTCGTGCCGAAATTCCTGCCCCGGGCGGACGGGACGCCGGGTGAGCGCAACGGCGTCTCCTGTAGCGCCCTCGAGCACAAGATGGGCATCAAGGCCTCGGCCACATGCCAGATGTCCTTCGACGACGCCACCGGCTGGCTCGTCGGCGAGCCGCACAAGGGCATGCGCGCGATGTTCACGATGATGAACAGCGAGCGCCTGTCGGTCGGCATCCAGGGGCTGGGGGCCGGCGAGGCCTCCTACCAGGGCGCCGTCGCCTATGCGCGGGAGCGGCTCCAGGGCCGCTCGCTGGTCGGCACCAAGCGTCCGGATTTGCCCGCCGACCCGATCATCGTGCACCCGGACGTGCGGCGGATGCTGATGACGATCCGCGCCACCAACGAGGGCTGCCGGGCGCTCGGTGCCTGGGTCGCCCGCAGCCTCGACGTGATGGAGCACCACCCAGACCCCGCCGAGCGGCGCCGGGCGGAGGATTTCGCCGCGCTCATGACCCCGGTGGTGAAGGCGCTGTTCACCGATCTCGGCTTCGAGGCCGCGAGCATCGGCATGCAGGTCTATGGCGGCCACGGCTTCATCCGCGACCACGGCATGGAGCAGTATGTCCGCGACGCCCGGATCTCGATGATCTACGAGGGTACGAACGGCGTGCAGGCCCTCGATCTCGTGGGCCGCAAGCTCCCGGCCCATGCCGGGCGGTACCTGCGCAGCTTCTTCCACCCGGTGCTCGCCGCCCTCGACGCGGCGATCGAGGACGATGACCTGTCGTCTCTGGCCCAGCCGCTGGCCAAGGCTTTCGGCGCGCTGCAACTCGCCACCGCTCACATCGCCCAGCGGGGCCTCAAGGATCCGGAGGAGGCGGGCGCCGCCGCCACGGAGTACCTGCGGCTCTTCGGGTTGGTGGCGCTCGGCTACATGTGGCTGCGCTCCGCCAAGGTCGCCCACACGGCGCTGAAAGCCGGCACGGACGAGCGCGACTTCTACGAGGCGAAGCTCGCCACGGCCCGCTTCTACATGGAGCGCGTCCTGCCCCAGGTCGCGGGCCTGCTGGCGGCCGTGAAGTCCGGCAAGGGCGCGATGATGGCGCTCGACGAGGCGATGTTCTGA